atatcataagtttGTTTTGTCAATTTGATAAAATCGTTAAACTTACTGTTTGTTCCAGTGTTGTCTGAATGTGAGCTCAGCTCAGCTGGATGTGCATTTGTTCCATGTATAAGTATTGCTCCCGTTCATTGTAGCCAGGTGAGACTGATGATGGAGGAGGTGTCTAGTCCCCGGTCCTGCACTGCCAAGCCCCCCCGCAGTCTGCTCGAATGGAAGAAGAGAGTCAAGTCTGAGTACATGAGGTTAAGACAGTTGAAACGCTTCCGCAAAGCTGAGGAGGTCAAGGTAGaaggtctttatatatatatatatatatatatatatatatatatatatatatatatatatatatatatatttatactgccATTAAAGTtcggggttggtaagattttttttttttagcaaataattttattcattaaggatgcattaaTCAAAGGTGgcagtaaatacattaataatgttacaaaataattcaatttcagataaatgctgttctttgaactttctgttcatcaaagaatccaaaaaaaaTCAGCTTCCAAATAATAAGAAATctcaaaataataagaaatgtttcttgagcagcaaatcatcatattagaatgatatctgaaggattccgctttgcatcacaggaataaattacttttaaaataattaaaaaaaaaaattttaaataaaaaaaacttaagatgtaatactatttcacaatgctattttactgtattttccataaaaaaatgcagctgacttcttaaaaaaagaaaagaaaaaaacaacaacaacaacaaccctaccctagtgttcctgtagctcaagtggtagagcattgtgttatcaaggttgggggttcaattccccgggagcacatgataggtaaaaattgatagcctgaatgcactgtaagtcgctttggattaatttaaagttttacCTTACCAACCCTAAACATCTGACTGGTAGTGTATTTCGTTTAGAATTTTGTCATCATTGCCTTCTTTTCCTCGATTTGTTTTCTGTGCCATTTCTAATGGCATGTATCTTAGCTTTCAATTAATATAATTCAACCTTTCTAACTATGAAACTGTGATTTCACAGGCTCTTTTCCAGTCAAATCGCCGCAAGATTGAAGAAAGAACTGAGCTGCTGAATGAGGAATGGTCCAAGCTCCGATTCCAGTCCATTCCCCTGTCCACAACCAGTGGCTCTCTGCCCAGCAAAAAGGCAAGAATGACCCAGCTGGGGGCCTTGACTACCACTACCCAGTGTCAATCATCTTGCTTCTAGATAGCTTTACTGTGAATTGCCCCTGATTATTCAGCACAAGACTGTCCCCCAGATGATTTATGAGCCGAGCCAATACATAGTCAGCTTTGCCTTGCCATTTTCCAAACATAATTTATTCTAACAAAATGCCAGTAATGACTAATGATCAGGTGCCACAGTTCGCCTTCCATTTCCTGCAGAACCTACTTTATCATATCCTACCTGACAAGCGTTTAAATCAATCTAATTATGTTATTAACGGACAGACTGTGGTACAGTTAACTTCTAATTAATTAGTCAGGGCAAGTATTATCAGCAGTCCAGTAAAATGCAGCaaagtgcccccccccccccccccccctcactaaATTGCTCTGTTGCCAAGAATGTATTTGTATGTTTGCCAAGCCAGAACTCAGTGTCTAAAATCCTGTGATATCCACAATAAAAGCAGCcagcggacaccgcagagcttaGCTCTCTGTGGAATAAAGAGACTGCTCAACATACCTGCCCAGCTGGATCCTTCATACAACAGCACTGGAAAACAATACCACACTTGATGTTCTTTAGATAAAGCCAAACCAAATACTATGATTAGTGGGTTATGATTTTGGTCACAATTTCCCATTTTGGTCCCATTTCAGTTCTTCTTGATCTAATGATGTTTTTTTCACTGATTTGGTGTGGGGTtaaattctttcattatttttcacCCTTCTGTTGTTCcagtatgactttttttctttgtgaaaCAAAGGAGAGGAGACATATTAAAtgctattcatttttttttttttggtactgaAGCATTTGAACttcaaaaaggaaacaaaagcacaaaaatatcataaaatggTCTGTTCAGTTAGTGCATTATGTTTCTTTTGAAGCCATACAAGGTTTGAGTGATTAACagacaaaattataaaataagtcATTATTCTCGCCCACATTTCTGTGTTAATTAGAGAAGTTTTGGTGACTGATTTTCAAATCTTTTTAACAAATCATTTGAGCCAGTTCACAAAACTTGACTCTATTTACAACTATCATGTGGCTTCAGGAAATTCAGGATTGGAATACAGTGCATGCATTGTGTGGACTACTTTAATGATGCTTTTGCTTCCTTTCTGAAGCTTGAAAGCCTCAGTTAATATTCAATGTAAAATGCATGGAAAGGAGTGACCAGTTTAATTCTTGACATTTCTCCTTTTTTCCTAGAAGAAAGTAAATCATAATGGTTTGGAACTATTTAAatgatgtcattttttttttttggttgaatttttcttttatacatgaaatgtaattttttatttagatttatattcagTAATCTACTGTATgagtaaatgtattaaaatacaactaatgtaaaattaatatttttacattacattggCTAATTAATATATGCAGGACTAAAGCAATTTAACAGTCCTCTAATAGTTCTTAATGACATTTTGACTTGTCCTCTGTTTTCCTTTTTCCCTTTCTTGTCCAATCACAGTTGTGCATGGTAGAGTCTGGCTTTCCATCTTTTCGGAACCAGGCAGTTGCCATGCGTCCCTTGACAACTGTTGCTGGGATACCATTCATGTACTCCTGGTCCCCTTTGCAGCAGAACTTCATGGTACTGGATGTGGAaaataagtgcacacacacataaaatccACTCAATCATAATCATCATTAGAAGCCTGTGTCTGCAGAAAaataaggagagagagagagagagagagatgaaaataGAAGAAAAGATTCCTTTTATGTCACTGGTCATTTTAAAAGTAGGTCACCCTGCAGCAACGCATTCACATGTTCTGACAGCTGtaagcgttttttttttaaatcatctctCAGGTAGAGGAGGATGTGCATCTTTAAACGCCTACACTCAATTCCAGGCACAAATATAGGCATAACAAAAACTCCCACCCACAACACACATTTACAATATCAGTGTGCATTTATCTCTCATTAGAAGAACCTCACTGATCCTTGAATACATATGGAACatgtctttatattaatcaataAAATAGCAAATAAATGTCTTTCCTCCTTTTTCTTTTGAGGTGGAAGATGAGACATTTCTGCATAATATCCCCTACATGGGAGATGAGGTGTTGGAACAGGATGAAGCTTTCCTGGAAGAGCTTATTGACAATTATGACGGGGTGCATGGAGACAGAGGTGAGCATCACAATATGTATTTATACACATGACCAGAGGTGTCGCTAGACCTGAGCTGAAGCTCTTCTGGAAAGCCCTTTAAAATTTCTAAatcattttgtaagtttcttatGTTAAAGCATGgattttttaatgaacaatacaataaaatagtaatattgtgaagtaactgttttttatttgcatatattttaaaaaggtaaattattcctatgatggcaaagctgaattttcagcatcattactccagtcttcagtgtcccatgatccttcagaagtctaagtctaatatgctgatttgctgcttaagaaacatttattcttattataaatcataaaaacagttgtgctgcttaatatttttgaggaaactgattttttttttcaagattctgtAACAGAatttacagaaaacagaaaactgaatttatttgaaacatgtctttaatgtcatttttggtcactttaatgcatccttgctggttgaaagtatacatttcttatagtactgaccccaaacttttaaaccatAGTATACATGCTAATCAGCATTTTACATGCATGTGAATGATAGACAGACAGTGTGGTGTATGTAAGTATCTTGTACCCTGATAACAGAAGGAGGCTTCATAAATGATGAGATCTTTAAAGAGCTGGTGGAGGCACTGAGCCAATACTCAGAcccagaggaagaggaggaggaagagccctcagagagaacagagaaagaggaggaggaggagaaagggatACAGAAAACTACAGCTGAAGGACCAGAAGAGTCAAAAGTGGGCTTCttcaagaggaagaggaggagcacTGCTGAAGGTGAGTtggatttgaacagaagcaaaaTAATGGAATAATTATCGCaataaaattacatgtaaaaatatattatacattcaAAAATCATTAAGTagattattaaattttattaactgaaaaaaaaagaaatgtttactgaccaaacatttatttcattttatttaatatgtatttatttttgtattaaatttatatatgaaatatttaattaaataaaaagtttatcACCATATGTTGTGTCATAGAATTAGGGCTTTTAATAGGAAATTGATGGTGTCACTGGTTGTTGAACAACAAATAGACCAGAGCTCTCATGTGTTACCCATCAGATCAGCCTCTGTGTCTATGTGCCGTTGTTTGTTCTGAGTGTCACCTCTATTCTCAGAAAGTGCTGGACAAACCTGTTTGTTCATTCAGTTTGTTTTAGGACCGTATCGAGTTATGGTACACGCTGACCCCTACACATgcgcatatacagtacataagccCATGCACTATTCTACTTTTGGTTTAAAAGTCAAATTCAGGAAAATTCTGATTTTAGTCTTGCTTTTCCCTTGCTAGGAAGAGAGCTCTCCACCAATAAGAAGATTCCTCACGACAAGATTTTCACAGCTATCGCATCCATGTTTCCTTACAAAGGCACCATGGAGGAGCTGAAGGACAAGTAGGCCaccctgttaatttttttttttaccttaattttTTGCAATGAATGGGATCAGCTGACATTGTCCAGACATGTTTCCTTACAAAGGCACCATGGAGGAGCTGAAGGACAAGTAGGCCaccctgttaatttttttttttaccttaattttTTACAATGAATGGGATCAGCTGACATTGTCCAGATTCAAACTAGATTCTCCCAAATGCACACCATTTAGATTGTGTACACTAGTAGCTAGGCTGATCCAACACCATCTGTCCATATCTGGTACTCTTAAAAGCGAAACTTaagtatatataaatgtgaagtgtgtattttaaaaacagcTATTTTCAAACAGTTTTTCTGAACACTCCCCTCCCTTGCTTTAGTCATTTCCAGTTTAGTCCAGTTGCATCAATTTAAGAGTTGCACACTTTACATGATGCCGTCCCAAACAAAAGCTTTTATTCACCATAATGGCAAACCTAGCATGCATGCACATTCTTCACATGACTAGGATAGACTATGTCATGCCACCTTAAAACTGTGGTAAATGAAGGATCATGGGAAGTTCCTCGGGCTCTGCTGTCAGCTGGCTGTGCAGCCCCCGCAGCAGCAGTGGAAACAAAAACCCGTCACAGTCTGCGTTATCATCCAACTGTTTATGCTTTCATGTCATTATTGTTCATTCCACCAGCTGTGCTCATTTTATTTCTTTCCGCTGGCTGGGGGAAATCTGTGAGAGTCATATTTAATGGCCTGTTGTGTGTGTAAAACAAATTCAGCACTTTAAAGAGTAGGTTCATCCAAAACAGAACATTATGTCATCATTTTGTTAagtccaaacttgtatgacttactttctttgtttcttttcccTAACCCTACGACCAAAAATTGTGCAGAAATAATACTTAAAAGCTGttaatatgggtttggaacatcatgaggatgaataaataatgGCAAAATTGAACTGTTtggggtcagatttttttttgaaagatattaatcattttatccagcaaggactcattaaattgatcaacagtGATAGTAAACAGAGAATGTTACAAGAGATTTCTTTCCTCAAGAAGTTAaatagtttctttttttaaacattgataataatgagaaatgtttcttgagcagcaaatcagcatagtagaatgatttctgaaggatcatctgacactgaagactgctgaaaattcagctttgtaattacagaaataaattacattttacaattatattaaattagaaaacagttatttaaaattgtaatgatatttcacaatattacagtctttactgtatttttgactaaataaatccagccttggtgagcataagagacttgtttcaaccccaaactttttactGTAGTTTGAATTAAGTTTGTTTTgctattacaaataataatgtagctgtatttttctctctctcttgcaggtATAAGGATCTCCTGGAGCCACCCAGCCCTGTGAAGTTACCTCCTCTCTGCACGCCCAACATGGACGGCCCCTTTGCCAAATCTGTTCAGCGAGAGCAAAGTCTACACTCATTTCACACACTTTTCTGTCGCCGCTGCTTTAAATACGACTGCTTCTTGCACCGTAAGATATTATAATGTCCTTCTCTAGTCTTCTGCCtttttgtgtttatgtaaatGAAGAGAGTGATTCTGCAATCTTTCCTTTAGTGCATGCTCCTGAATTCTGTACAATGCAATACTTTTCAGTTATGATACCATATTGTACAATCTTCATCAGTAGATCAAGCCCTGTTTAAACCTGGCAGTAAAGTTAGTCTGAAATTATCTACTGGCAGGTGGTCAGCTgtgtattatgttatatttagtgtATTTATAATTATGCTATTTTTAGCACTGAACAGGGATCACTTGTTATTGAATCATCCAGAATGGatgtaaataaaaagtaaatgttgTTTGTGCTCAGCTTTCCATGCATCTCCTAATGTATATAAGAGGAAGAATAAAGAGATCCGAATGGAGATGGAGCCCTGTGGACTGGACTGCTTTCTGCTGCAGGTACAGCTATTTAAGTACATAACAATTTCATAAATGTTTCTATGgtcgcactttattttaaggtccaatacttgctattaacaaaccattaacaacGATTTTTTCCttgataaactcctaatttgctgcttattaatagttagtatggtagttgttaagtttaggtattgggtatgattagggatgtagaatatggtcatgtagaataaaagttttataagtaccaataaacagccaatatgttaataacaggcatgctaataagcaactagttagtagtgagaattggtccctatgctAAAGTGTTACTATTTCTACTTTAGTGCAACTgtataattacattaatttagAATTGAGTATTTATATTTCTCTTGATTCATTCTTTGTTCACAGAAAGGGGCAAAAGAGTTTGCTGATCAAAACATGCAGAGGTCTCAAAGGCCCCGTCGTCGACAGCGAAAGCCCCGCCCCTCAAGTTCATGTGGCCCCACCCCCTCAGGCTCCGGCGAAGAGGGGAAAGAAGGAGACAGTGACCATGAGACCACCAGCTCTTCAGGTACACCACACCTTAATGTGCAGCAAATAAAGAGTTAACAGTTTATCCAGACCAAAATATCagcgatgacacacacacagccaaactTTCCCTTGCCAAAAAGAACTCTTGTCCCATGGTGAGTTGTTTGTCTGAATTGCAATAGAGACATCACTGAAGATGTTTGTAGAAACACAGGAACATTTTTAGTGGTGCTtgctaagaaaataataattattttcaccTGTCGGAtgataaaacaggaaaaacaatTCTACAGCCTTATATTTAAGGAAGGGATCCAAGCCTTATCAAGAGAGTATAATAGAGATTTTGGAGGAAGGCTAAAATCATCACATTCTAGCAACCACCAAAACACCCttgtaaccagtgttgggggtaacaagtaacgcgagttacgtaatcaggtAACTAGGAAAGTAACACAGTACTTTTTCATTTACAAGAacatatctgagttactttttcaactAAGTAACGTCAGTTACTTTTTtcccatttatgtatttatttgacgGCTCTTCTGTCCCCATGATAGAATTCAGGAGTAAGATATCACTGTAGTTTTAGAATAAATGTGAACAAGCAttaattaatgagaaaaaaaacagattcagtattcctcaaaaaGAATAAAAGCAGTAAAATGCAATTTAGAATGTGATGCacacctgcaataattaaatgttaaataacacaaatatcctttatgtatttaatcccactTTATTAACcgatgtctttgctgctgacctacactgatccaattcaaccatactaataagcaaaaatgactctAGATAAAGATTTGTGCTTCTTTTCTTATTGCTGAAGTTTTATTGTTGaactttcttcttttgtgttctgttgtacagacgtgaatttactttctCTTCAgtctgtaatgcattacttttaaaagtaactttccccaacactgcttgtaACCACATAGCATGTATCAACAATAACTCCGAATGCCTTCCGACCTCATTGCAAACTCGTACACAATGTATCAGTACCATTACAGGTACACAATCTGATCATCAGCTGAACacgataaatgtctttactaaatgcatccttgctgaataaaagtattaatttcttaaaaaactgACCCTAAAGTTTTAACATTAGggtatttagacaaaatagtatgGACTTTAAATTTAATAAGTTAATGTCAAATATCAGCTCATCAGTACTGATTTAATATAGTAAAGAGTGTTGGGATGAAAACCTGACATTTAGCTGTGTTCATGTTTGTGTGTCAGAGGGTAACTCTCGGTGTCCCAGTCCCGCCAAAATGAGACCAGGGGAGGAAGGAGCGGAGGAATCTGATTCGCCTTCTCAGTGGAGCGGAGCAGAGGAGTCTCTGTTCAGAGTCCTGCACGGCACATATTACAACAACTTCTGCTCTATTGCACGACTCATTGGTACCAAAACATGTAGAGAGGTACGCACGCAAATGACAATGAACAACTTATAAATGCTCAACTTttgcttatttgtatttttggtaACTCTTTGGTAAAGGAGATTATTAATGCAGATCTAAAGTGAATTAAAATGTGAAGAAAGTTCTACAGTATTTACTCAAAAGCAGAGGCAACAAAATGTGTGTATTCATATGTACAACTGTGTGCATATGTGCCTGTGGGTTTTTTCCCAGAAAGACTATGGTTTGCATAACTGGAAATGTGATTACCTCAAATcatgtgttttcttttatttaggaAATGGTCCAAATCTTTTTCTAGAGGAGTGTTGTTTTgatcgtgtgtttgtgtgtgtgagagctcatATGGCAAAGATCAACATGATAATAACAAAGTTCTGACTCAAACCAATTAAGTGTTCATGGGATTGTGAtgcagtttgtgtgtgagtgtaacgTGTTGCAATGCTTTGCTTCATGTgcttatgtatgtatttgtgtcagGTGTACGAGTTTGCAGTGAAAGAGGTGCTGATTCACCGCGTTCCGCTGGAGGATGGTGGAATCTCACCTCAGAAGAAAAAACGAAAGCACAGGCAAGATGTTAACACATCCTTATCTGCCAGTTAGATTCAGGCTGTAATAAGCTGGATGTTACACAGGCAGCAAAATACTAACATTAGAGCTCAAttatgtttctgtttgtttgatAGATTATGGGCAAAGATACAGCTGAAGAAAGGTAAGACTCTCAATTTCAATAGCAGACTTGTGATAAAGTCCAGGTCCGGGAATGGGCAAACAGAAGGAAAATCCATTATGTTTATAGTTAGGGAGATTATTCTGGCTGGGTATTAGTAGTCAGACAAATAATTGCAgttgttaaattaatgatcaGTTTAAAGGGGACCTATCATGCCCATTTTCACAAGATGTACAATAAGTCTTTGATGTcgccagagtgtgtatgtgaagttttaactcaaaataccttacagattattttttatagcttcttaaaattgccacttttagggtatgagccaaaacgcgCCACTTTCATGTctttccctttaaatgcaaatgagctggtgctccagGGATGAGGGCGGAACTTCAAGAGCTCAAGCTCCAGCAAAACTAGCATTTGCAAATAAACACTTAATACACAACTTGCATACACTGCTTATTATTTATGGGGATTAAAAaaaggagtgggtggatttttattattataagggtggttgtgtacacacactgccaacaca
The sequence above is a segment of the Carassius carassius chromosome 9, fCarCar2.1, whole genome shotgun sequence genome. Coding sequences within it:
- the LOC132149295 gene encoding histone-lysine N-methyltransferase EZH1-like; this translates as MMEEVSSPRSCTAKPPRSLLEWKKRVKSEYMRLRQLKRFRKAEEVKALFQSNRRKIEERTELLNEEWSKLRFQSIPLSTTSGSLPSKKLCMVESGFPSFRNQAVAMRPLTTVAGIPFMYSWSPLQQNFMVEDETFLHNIPYMGDEVLEQDEAFLEELIDNYDGVHGDREGGFINDEIFKELVEALSQYSDPEEEEEEEPSERTEKEEEEEKGIQKTTAEGPEESKVGFFKRKRRSTAEGRELSTNKKIPHDKIFTAIASMFPYKGTMEELKDKYKDLLEPPSPVKLPPLCTPNMDGPFAKSVQREQSLHSFHTLFCRRCFKYDCFLHPFHASPNVYKRKNKEIRMEMEPCGLDCFLLQKGAKEFADQNMQRSQRPRRRQRKPRPSSSCGPTPSGSGEEGKEGDSDHETTSSSEGNSRCPSPAKMRPGEEGAEESDSPSQWSGAEESLFRVLHGTYYNNFCSIARLIGTKTCREVYEFAVKEVLIHRVPLEDGGISPQKKKRKHRLWAKIQLKKDNSSNQVYNYHPCDHPEHPCDSSCSCVMTQNFCEKFCQCNRECQNRFPGCRCKTQCNTKQCPCYLAVRECDPDLCMTCGAADHWDSKQVTCKNCSIQRGLKKHLLLAPSDVAGWGTFIKEPVQKNEFISEYCGELISQDEADRRGRIYDKYMSSFLFNLNNDFVVDATRKGNKIRFANHSVNPNCYAKVVMVNGDHRIGIFAKRAIQQGEELFFDYRYSQADALKYVGIEREIYIV